In Brachybacterium saurashtrense, the genomic stretch GCCGTCCGGACCGCGAACACCGCCCCCGCCCCGCCCGACCACTCGGTGGGCGACCATCCGCGCAGGTCACACCCGCAGGTCACGAGTCGGTGAAGAGGCCATCAGGGCGAGTGGGTGACCCATCGCACTTGGTAGCCTCACGGTGTCGACGGGTGCGGCGGCCGCCTGCGGGCGCCCTCCGCGCCCGCGCCCTCATCGTTCCGACGCGAAGGAGTTCCGGTGCCCTCGTCATCCCCGGTCCAGCACAGTTCCGCCGAGCACGAGATGGTGGTGGTCGCGAACCGGCTCCCCGTGGACTCCCGCACCCTGCCCGACGGCGCCACCGAGTGGGTGACCAGCCCGGGAGGCCTGGTCACCGCGATGGAGTCGGTGATGCGCACCGTGGACTCCGGCGCCTGGGTGGGCTGGGCCGGCGCACCGGGCGAGGCGCCGGCGCCGTTCGAGGCCGACGGGATGAGCCTGTACCCGGTGCGGCTCGAGCAGGAGGACGTGGAGCGGTACTACGAGGGGTACTCCAACGCGACCCTGTGGCCGCTCTACCACGACGTGATCGTGGATCCGGAGTTCCATCGCGGCTGGTGGGACTCCTACCTGGCGGCCAACCGTCGCTTCGCCGAGGCGGCCGCGCCGGTGGCCGCGCCCGGCGGGACCATCTGGGTGCACGACTACCAGCTCCAGCTGGTGCCACGCATGATCCGGGACAAGCGCAGCGACGTGCGCATCGGCTTCTTCAACCACATCCCCTTCCCCTCGGTGGAGCTGTTCTCCCAGCTGCCCAAGCGCAACTCGATCCTGCGCGGCCTGCTGGGCGCGGACCTGCTGGGCTTCCAGCGCGAGAGCGACACGCTGAACTTCGTCGCCGCGGTGCGGAAGCTGCTGGGCTACCACGTGGACGGCACCACCATCTCGGTGCCCGGCATCGGTGCCGCCCCGGTGCGGGAGGTGCAGGCGCGCACGTTCCCGATCTCGATCGACTCGGCCACCGTCTCCGAGCTCACGGAGGACTCCGCGATCCGGGCACGGGCCGAGGAGCTGCGCCGCGATCTGGGCGACCCCGAGCGGATCGTGCTGGGGGTGGATCGCCTGGACTACACCAAGGGCATCCGGCACCGGTTGAAGGCCTGGGGAGAGCTTCTCGACGACGGCTCGATCGACCCGCACGACACGGTGATGATCCAGGTCGCGACCCCCTCGCGGGAGCGGGTGGAGGCCTACCGGCAGCTGCGCGACGAGGTGGAGCTCACGGTGGGCCGCATCAACGGCGAGCACGCCCCGCTGGGTCGCCCCGCCGTCTCCTACCAGCACCATTCCTTCGATCGCCGGGAGATGACGGCGCTGTTCATGGCGGCGGACGTGGTGCTGGTGACGGCGCTGCGCGACGGCATGAACCTGGTGGCCAAGGAGTACGTCGCCTCCCGCCCGGACCTGCAGGGCGTGCTGGTGCTCAGCGAGTTCGCGGGCGCGGCCGATGAGCTGCGCGCCGCGGTGCTGGTCAACCCGCACGACATCGACGAGCTGAAGGCGGCGATCCTGCGCGCGCTGGCGATGCCCGCCGAGGAGCAGGAGGAGGCGATGCGTTCCCTGCGCCATCAGGTGATGGAGAACGACGTGCAGGCCTGGGCCCATGACTTCCTGCAGCAGCTCGAGGCGATGCACACCCCGGCGGGCGACACGGCGCCGGCCGTGCTGCTCACGGGGGATGCGAACAGCGCCCCGGAGGAGGTCGAGGTCGCGCTGCGGGACTTCACCGCCATGCCGCGCCTGCTGATCGCCTCGGATTTCGACGGGGTGCTGGCCCCGATCGTGGACGACCGCGATGCGGTGGTGCCCGACGGCGAGGCGCTCGCTGCGCTGCGGGAGCTCTCGGACCTGCCCGGGGTGGCCGTCGCCCTGGTCTCGGGCCGCTCCCTGGCGGACCTCGACCGGCACACGACCATGCCGTCTTCGGTGGTGCTGGTGGGCTCGCACGGCGCCGAGGTGGGGGCGCTGCCCCCGTGGATGCAGGCCGAGGTGCTGGACAAGTCGGCGCTCGCCATGACCCCCCAGAAGGAGGAGCAGCTCGCGGAGATCACCCGCACCCTGCGCCGGATCGCGCGGGCGCATCCCGGCACGGAGGTGGAGACCAAACCCACCGCCGCCGTGCTGCACACCCGCTCCGCGAAGGGGCGCGGCGGGCTGAACGCCACCGAGGCGGCGCTCGAGTACGCGATGACGCTGCCCGAGGTGACGGTCACTCCCGGCAAGGAGGTGGTGGAGTTCGCCGTGGTCCACACCTCAAAGGGCGCGGCGATCGAGGCGCTGTCTCGGGCGAGCGCGGCCGATGCGTGGCTCTACCTGGGCGACGACGTCACCGACGAGTCCGTGTTCGCCGAGCTCGGCGAGCACGACCTGGGCCTGAAGGTGGGCGGCGGCGACACGGCGGCGCGACTGCGGATCGCGGACACGGACGCGGTGCGGGAGGTGCTGCAGCGGCTGCTGCACCTGCGCGCCGACGAGAGATGAGCACCGCTGACGTATCCTCGATCCCAGCTCATCCCGAGCTCGGAACACGATCCCAGGCGGCAGATCATGACAGCAGCGGTCCCCCGCAGGACGGAGGCCTCGCCCCTGGCCGTGCCCGGTCGCCGCGCCGCGCGGGAGGTCCTGTGAGCGCTCTCGTCGCCGTGGAGGAGCAGGACCGTCTCGACCTGGTGGTGTTCGACCGCCCGGTGACCGTGCTCCTGCCCCCGGACCCCGATGGGGAGCGTCGCGCGCGGCTGCGCGACGCCTGGTCGCGGTGCCTCTCCCCCGGCCCGCCGGCGGCGGGGGCCGTGCTGTGCGATCTGCGCGCGGTGACCGCGCCGACGGAGGAGGCCGACAGCGGGGCGCGCCTCGGCGACCTGGTCACCACCGCGGTCACCACCCGGACGATGGAGTCGGCGCTCGGCACGCTGCTGCTGCTGCACGCGGCGGGCCTGGCCGCGGAGGACGGCCGGGTGATGGCCCTGTGCGCCCCTCCCGGCACCGGGAAGACCACGGCCACCCTCGTGCTGGCGCGCCGTTTCGGATACGTCACCGACGAGACGGTGGCGGTGGTGCCGGGCACGGGCCAGGTGCTCCCCTACCCGAAGCCGCTGCAGATCATCGACCGCGAGGTCGCCGCCCGGAAGGTGGCGCGCGGCCCCGAGGAGCTGGGACTCCGTGCGCCCTCGGCTTCCACCGCGCTGCACCTGGGCCCCGTGATCGTGCTGGACCGTTCGCTCGATCCGGCAGGGGACGCCGCGCCGACGGTGACGCCCCTCCCCCTCGCGGAGGCGCTCCCGCGCATCGTCGCGCAGACCTCGTCGCTGCATCTGCTGCCGCGGCCGTTGCAGACGCTGTGCGCCCTGATGGACGCGCACGGCGGGCCCTGGCTGCTGCACTATGCCGAAGCGGAGACCCTGCCGGAGGTGCTGGACGCCTGGCTGGCCGGGCGGGAGTCGCGCTCAGCGGGCCCCGAGAGCTGGGAGTCCGCGGTCGTGGAGGAGACCTCCCCGTCGCCGCCCTGCGGTGACGGCGCCGTGGTCCGTCGCGCGCCTGTGGCCGATGCCGTCGCGATCCCGGGCGGGGTCGCGGTGCTGCGCGGCGGCGACTTCTTCCTGTTGCAGGGCGTGGGGGCGACCCTGTGGGAGCGGCTGACCCGCCCCCGCACCCTCGACGAGCTCACCGAGGCCCTGGTCGCCGCGCACGGTACGGTGGAGGGCGCGGACGGGATCGTCGCCGAGCTGGTGGAGCAGCTGCGGGACCGTGGCCTGCTGAGCATCGCGGACGGGGGCCTGGCGTGAGCGCGCCCGGGACCGACGGCGACGGGCGCGACGCCACCCTGGCGCAGCGCTCCCTGCCGCGGGACGTGCGACTGCGACTGGGCCACGCCGCCGTGCAGATGGTGGCCGACGAGGCCGGCGCCGACGTGCT encodes the following:
- a CDS encoding PqqD family peptide modification chaperone, with protein sequence MSALVAVEEQDRLDLVVFDRPVTVLLPPDPDGERRARLRDAWSRCLSPGPPAAGAVLCDLRAVTAPTEEADSGARLGDLVTTAVTTRTMESALGTLLLLHAAGLAAEDGRVMALCAPPGTGKTTATLVLARRFGYVTDETVAVVPGTGQVLPYPKPLQIIDREVAARKVARGPEELGLRAPSASTALHLGPVIVLDRSLDPAGDAAPTVTPLPLAEALPRIVAQTSSLHLLPRPLQTLCALMDAHGGPWLLHYAEAETLPEVLDAWLAGRESRSAGPESWESAVVEETSPSPPCGDGAVVRRAPVADAVAIPGGVAVLRGGDFFLLQGVGATLWERLTRPRTLDELTEALVAAHGTVEGADGIVAELVEQLRDRGLLSIADGGLA
- a CDS encoding bifunctional alpha,alpha-trehalose-phosphate synthase (UDP-forming)/trehalose-phosphatase, giving the protein MVVVANRLPVDSRTLPDGATEWVTSPGGLVTAMESVMRTVDSGAWVGWAGAPGEAPAPFEADGMSLYPVRLEQEDVERYYEGYSNATLWPLYHDVIVDPEFHRGWWDSYLAANRRFAEAAAPVAAPGGTIWVHDYQLQLVPRMIRDKRSDVRIGFFNHIPFPSVELFSQLPKRNSILRGLLGADLLGFQRESDTLNFVAAVRKLLGYHVDGTTISVPGIGAAPVREVQARTFPISIDSATVSELTEDSAIRARAEELRRDLGDPERIVLGVDRLDYTKGIRHRLKAWGELLDDGSIDPHDTVMIQVATPSRERVEAYRQLRDEVELTVGRINGEHAPLGRPAVSYQHHSFDRREMTALFMAADVVLVTALRDGMNLVAKEYVASRPDLQGVLVLSEFAGAADELRAAVLVNPHDIDELKAAILRALAMPAEEQEEAMRSLRHQVMENDVQAWAHDFLQQLEAMHTPAGDTAPAVLLTGDANSAPEEVEVALRDFTAMPRLLIASDFDGVLAPIVDDRDAVVPDGEALAALRELSDLPGVAVALVSGRSLADLDRHTTMPSSVVLVGSHGAEVGALPPWMQAEVLDKSALAMTPQKEEQLAEITRTLRRIARAHPGTEVETKPTAAVLHTRSAKGRGGLNATEAALEYAMTLPEVTVTPGKEVVEFAVVHTSKGAAIEALSRASAADAWLYLGDDVTDESVFAELGEHDLGLKVGGGDTAARLRIADTDAVREVLQRLLHLRADER